In Candidatus Eremiobacteraceae bacterium, the sequence GGGGTTAGCTGTCGGGTTAGCGCTGAAAGTGCGCCTCCGCGCGCTGCGCGGACTCACCCCAAGTCCCTGGGTCCCCCGCTTCGCTTTCGGCGTTCGAAGCCTCGAAAGCGAACTCGGCGATTGGCGTTCGGGTTCCGCTTACGCGGGAACCCGGCTAGTAACTGTGCACTCCCCCCGAGCTCTATAGCTCGGCGACGTGACTTAATAATATTAACAGAATGACCTCGTTACAGCCGTGCTGCCGGTCACTACGAGACGCCTTCGGCTACTAAATGTATCGTCCTTCATACTAAGCGGGTCCGTCCCGCTTTTAGACTGGCTGTGCCGCTTGAATGCTCTCGGCGATGCCGGCTGCCATTTTGTTCATCTCGGCCTCGTCGTCGCCTTCAATCATGATGCGCACCAGAGGCTCCGTGCCCGACGGGCGCACGAGGAGCCGCCCACGGCCTGCGAGAGCCGCCTCAACGCTCGCCACAGCCTGCTTAACCCTATCGTCAGCCTCAAGGCAGGCTTTGTCGCGCACGCGCACGTTGATGAGAATCTGTGGGAAGACGGTCATCACGGCGGCCAACGATGCGAGTGTATTACCTGCGCCGATGAGGCTGAACACCCGCACGGCAGTTGCAACGCCGTCACCGGTCGTGTTCGACGCGAGGTCGATGATGTGGCCGGACTGTTCTCCGCCGAGCCGGTACCCGCCGCGCTGCATCTCTTCCAAGACATAGCGATCTCCGACCGCAGTCCGCAGCATCGTCACGCCCATTTCGCGCATAGCGAGTTCCAGACCCAGGTTGCTCATCACCGTTGCGACGACGGTGTCCTTCGGCAACTCACCCGCTGCGAGTAAGGCTTTGGCCCAAATGGCGAGCACGTGATCGCCGGTGACATCGTGGCCGTCCTCGTCCACGAAAAGCGCACGATCGGCATCACCGTCGAATGCCACGCCGAAACTGCCCGGAATCTTCCGCACGGTCGCCCGCAGCGAAGAGAGATCCGTAGCACCGCATTTGACGTTGATGCGCCGTCCGTCGGGCAGGCAGTGGATCTTCACGACGGTCGCGCCAAGTTGCGCGAAGACTTTCGGACCGATATCGTACGCCGCGCCGTATGCGCCGTCGACGACGATTGTGCGGCCGGCGAGACTGCTGCCGAGTCCAAAGCAATGGCGCGCGTACGCACCGACCGAGCGGCGGCGATCGAGAACAGTGCCGACGCTCGCACCCGTCGGACGCGGCAGCTTGTGGTGCGCTTCCACAT encodes:
- the glmM gene encoding phosphoglucosamine mutase; the encoded protein is MSRIFGTDGVRGVANEFLTPELAFALGRAGGFVLTEHGERRPVLVGRDTRCSGPMLEEALTAGLCSVGLDVWKLGVVPTPGVAFLTRQLDAAAGVMISASHNPIEDNGIKFFASDGCKLPDTLEDELAEHVEAHHKLPRPTGASVGTVLDRRRSVGAYARHCFGLGSSLAGRTIVVDGAYGAAYDIGPKVFAQLGATVVKIHCLPDGRRINVKCGATDLSSLRATVRKIPGSFGVAFDGDADRALFVDEDGHDVTGDHVLAIWAKALLAAGELPKDTVVATVMSNLGLELAMREMGVTMLRTAVGDRYVLEEMQRGGYRLGGEQSGHIIDLASNTTGDGVATAVRVFSLIGAGNTLASLAAVMTVFPQILINVRVRDKACLEADDRVKQAVASVEAALAGRGRLLVRPSGTEPLVRIMIEGDDEAEMNKMAAGIAESIQAAQPV